A genomic stretch from Candidatus Dormiibacterota bacterium includes:
- a CDS encoding dienelactone hydrolase family protein codes for MKDPVDPTQSTSPEFSRGAFVGISAAAGAAAATGAAMAETLGRPHPPLVAPDDPSIVARSISLKRPDTTIDAYAAWPANAHAATPALVVVMHIWGVDTSIRDVVRRYAKAGFVAIAPDLYSRFKAPSGDGVSDIAVFRPYYQQLDRQQYDGDIRAAAEWAKERSPKAKTGVTGFCMGGHIVLQQAIDNGKFFTTAAPFYGAVDGIEPDFVDVPICGSYGERDTSIPAADVRAFQAALHVPNDIRIYPTAGHAFFDDQRASYVAVAAHDAWKRTLAFLTKYVGTPTP; via the coding sequence ATGAAAGATCCGGTCGACCCCACGCAGTCCACTTCGCCGGAATTTTCGCGCGGCGCATTCGTGGGCATCTCGGCCGCGGCCGGGGCGGCAGCCGCGACCGGAGCCGCCATGGCCGAGACGCTGGGCCGCCCGCATCCGCCGCTGGTGGCACCGGACGATCCGAGCATCGTCGCGCGATCCATCTCCCTTAAGCGCCCGGATACGACGATCGACGCCTATGCCGCATGGCCGGCCAACGCGCATGCCGCAACGCCGGCGCTCGTCGTCGTCATGCACATTTGGGGCGTCGACACCTCGATTCGCGACGTCGTCCGGCGCTATGCGAAAGCCGGCTTCGTTGCGATTGCGCCCGACCTTTACTCGCGCTTCAAAGCGCCCAGCGGCGACGGCGTCTCCGATATCGCCGTCTTTCGCCCCTACTACCAACAACTCGATCGCCAACAATACGACGGCGATATTCGCGCAGCGGCCGAATGGGCCAAAGAACGCTCGCCCAAAGCCAAGACCGGCGTGACGGGATTCTGCATGGGCGGCCACATCGTTTTGCAACAAGCGATCGACAACGGCAAATTCTTTACGACCGCTGCACCGTTCTACGGCGCCGTCGACGGCATCGAACCCGATTTTGTCGACGTACCGATCTGCGGCAGCTACGGCGAACGCGACACCAGCATCCCGGCCGCCGATGTCCGCGCTTTTCAAGCCGCGTTGCACGTACCGAACGACATCCGCATCTATCCCACCGCCGGACATGCCTTCTTCGACGATCAGCGCGCTTCATACGTGGCCGTGGCGGCGCACGACGCGTGGAAGCGAACGCTCGCGTTCCTCACCAAATACGTCGGAACGCCGACGCCGTGA